The genomic stretch TGCTTAAATCTGATGAGGACTCTTTTGGTGAGCAAGGAACTAATAGGTCCTTGATAGGCTCAGTCCAATTATCTTCAATTCCCACAACCTGGTCGGAATCCACCAAGTCCTCATCGTTGTCATTCAGTAATGCCTGCTCAAGCTCTCGAAGCTTTAACCTGATTTCATCTTTGCCATAGTCTATTTCTTGCTCTGGACTTGGATAATCAGATAAAGAATGGGATGCCTGATGAGAGACGTTAGAGCCTGCTGAGGAATCAGGACACTGAACTGCAGCAATGCAAGAGCTGTATGGATTTTCTGACAAAATAGATGAGTGAAAGTTTGCTATCAACTGATAGGGAGCTGATGAAACTTGAGAATAGTGTTCTGGAATGCTGGATATAGACATGTCAAGTGGATTAACATGTATCATTTCTGATGATGAATCAATGAAGTGTTGCTGAGGATGTAAGTCTGATTTATAGGAAGCAGGCCGATGGTCGTACATCCGCTTATCAGCACCACTTAATATTTGCCTTGGCAAACCCGAGTTCTCACCACCACTTTTATTTGCATGAAGGTTGGAGTCACCATTGGCAGTAGATGAATCCACAGACCTTATCATAGACATGCTTATTTTTCCTAATATACTTTCACCACTGAACAAGAAGTGCAGTTTACCAAGTTGAAAGGCTTATTAATCTGATTGCCTGGTTCAAACCAATTTGCAACAAACACAATAGCACTGAGatcacaagaaagaaagaaaaaagtcaGAAAGGGCTAAATTGTTTACCATGTCAATCACATATCTATATGAGAATATACAATGGCTTAATCTATAAATTTCTAACCCTCTTGCTAAATATGCGAATTTGAGACAAAAGTATAATGCCAATCTCTGGTACAAATGGATGCATCACTACAGTGCAATTGCTAACAGTAACTTGTAAAGAAACATGCTAGGTTAAGGAACCgtaaaataacaaatgaaataatgGCATCGTTAGCCGCTACATTAACCATGGATCATAATAACCATGTTCTGATTTGTTACTTAACCGGAGAACAGTATATCATGCTGCATCATGGAAGTggtggaaagatagcacatttcaggacagatttttatatcattttaatcaATTTGCTATTATTTTTCAGAAGAATCATTGAAAGTAACAAAATGGCATAGTTCTTCTTcttcaaggaaaaaaaaagtcCAAAAGTCCAACTATTTCACAGGTTAGCCAGTTTGCTTATACTCTTGTTGAACAGAGAATAATGGAAACTTCAGAGTCACCCAAAGACCTGGTCAAATCCAATAGCATTATCTCCACAAGGATTCCAACCTAAAAACTCTCACAGAGGGAAGAGGCAAAAGCAACCTCTATGGCAAGGCATGGTCATAATCAGATATGCAAATTTTATCACAACTAAGAAGTTCACAAGCCCGACAGCTAAGAGGATCAATGTGTCACAAGAATCGGGATTAGTTCATGTTTTTCTCCTTTCCTAACACCTCCCAGATAATTGAAAAGATGAAGTTCTTTCTAACAGTGAGCTTTGTTATCTTACAGATCATGTTTTTTTCAGTTATGGCACAATCTACTCATTTTCATCAATGAATTACACAAGGATGGTACCCAATAATTATGCAGCATAATGATTTCTCTGCTTACCCACCTCTATTAATGTTTTCATATATTAAGGAAATATACCACCTATCAAGTCATCGACCATTTTATGCCCAATTACCAGTAATAAGAGAACATTGTGCTTGTACAATCGAATTGAACATGAGAAAGAACCATATGGAATGGCTGATCTATATTTATAAGAGGCAATGCACTATGATTAGCACCGAATGGTAACCAAAACGATGCATCAAAACTGACTTAAAAGCTAAAGTAAACAAGAGAATTGTTAAGCACAGAGAATAGAATTTGACTAAAGTAAATATAGCTTCTAGAATCATGAAGTGGTCATCCAAACAAAGACACAACTGTCTCAACAACCTCCATGATTTCATAATGAGATCGTCCAAACCAAGGCAAAACCATAAGCCTCTTGACCACCGATGATCGATCAACTCGTAGCGGATTTGCCAGAATCAGAAGTAATGAACAGAGCACGAATCCCGAACCACATCCTGAAGAACCCTTGATCGAGAACCAGGCAACTTCCAAGAATTGAGATAAGATAAATCCCAACCCCAAGAATCGAAGCCAAAGTTCCTTCCCCAATCCCAATCGTTACGATCGATCGTGTATTCTTTTACAGCAAAAGCACGCAGTACCCAATCAAAGAAGGCAGAAGAAGGCACGATCGATCACACACGGGGTATTACCTGCTCTTCAATCGGCGGGGGCAGGTGATCGACAAGTGAAGACGAGGACAGTAGGAAGCAGTCGGCAGAGAAGGGAAGAGAAGTGGTGGAGTCGAGAAGGAGGCCGACGAAGAAAGCGGACGAcggaaagaagggaagaagagaaattaaatgaataataaatatataaattaatcaaGGATATTGCCATATTACCATGGGCGTTGGGACAAAGAAGAATAGTAATCCCGCACGGCATACTTTTACGCGAAATCTTACGCGCAAAAGATTTCACCCCAGATGAGCTCTATGATTCTTATCCGACGGTCGGCCAATGATAGGTAGAGCGCGGACGTGATAATATAGCGTGGCCATAAGACGGCGGTCGGTTATCGAAAGCGAGAAACGCAGGGAAACGAAACGTGGGTTCGCTCTGAACGCAGCGATTGCGCAGAAGCCGTGGGTATTTTATACCGTCCCGAGTTCTACCACCCTCTTGCACGATGATTGGGCGTGACGTGAGACCTGAATGTGGGGTCCACTGTTTAAATGGGTGGGATTAAAAAAGTAATACTGATTTGCTCATGTACCGGTGGTTagtgcagatatatatatatatatatatatatatatatatatatatatatatatatatatatatatatgtatgtatatgtttgtatgtataatatatatgtatgtatgtattatatatatatatatatgtatgtatatatataataaaaataaatatttttatttaaaaaataattattatgtgATCGTGTAATATATCCAAGGTTGAGGGTCAACTAATTAAAGTATTAACCTATTTAGTTAAGATTTTAAGTACTTGATAGCAAGGTCCATGATCGAATCTCTTTTCCACTACTTATCTAATATTGGGTCTTTTAGTGCAAGCACGCCTACACTTTCGttttcttattgattttttttttattttgaaacacATTTTctcacttgaaatcatttatgtgcATTTactctaaaaaaaattatcatgattcctaattgttaatATCATCTTTTATCGGTATCCTTCTTCCTCTTAGATTAATGTTACTAAATATGGTATTTTtatgggttaattacatattaattCTATAGTTATTTGTAGTTATACTTCTTTAGTATCTTAGTCtctaaacttaaaaattttacatTGAAATTCATATAGTTACGAGGGTAAACCATCTAGCTTCATTTATTCTAATATCTAGCTTCATATACTCTAACATCATCGactttattgataaaaatataaacataaaaaataaaaatataattttaatattttaattggtaGTACTAAACATCGTCAGTGGTGGTGGACGATGATGTTGCTAGAGCCACGGGtggctgttgtggatgaggagagcgacgaTGAGAGATGAGGGTTGCTTTGCATCTGTGTCGATACAATTGTCAAGTGACGAAATAGCCACTCTGCATCTGCATCAACAGCCCTTTCGTCACTTGATAATTGTGTCGACATTGACACATATGTAGAGCGACGAAAAGATTGCTTGGGTGTCTATTATAGATAAGTAGAGCGATAACAAAATGTGAGGGTTGCTTTGCATTTGTGGCGATATCGACACAGTTATCGAGCGACCCTTTCACTGCTTTGCATTTGTATCGGTATCAAGTAGTTGCCGAGCGACAAAAGGGTCACTTGATATCTGCATTAGTGGCCCTTTGTTGCTCAGCAACTGCATCAACATCAACGAGGATGTAAAGCGACGAAAATATCACATAGTAACTAAGTCACAGAATTGCCAAGCAATGAAAGAGCCACTGATGTAGATGTCGAGTGACCATTTTGCTACTCGATAACTGTTGATGTCGATGCAAATGCAAAACAACAGAAGGATCTCTCGACAATTGTGTCGGTATTGACATAGATGCAAAGCAGTCCTCATCTCTCATCGTCGCTTTTATCATCCACAACAATCACCCAAGTGGCATTTTCGTTGCTCTACATCTACGTTAGCATCAAATGATGAAAGGGCCATTGATGCAAATATCAAGTGGCTTTCACCTTTCGTCTTTGTTTTCCTTATCCATAATAGTCACTTATAGCTCCCAATGACATCGTCGTCCGTCACAATCGACACCATCCAACACTACAAACTAGAATGTTAAGATTatcttctttaatttttatttttatatttctgttAGAAAAACTGATGATGTTAGGATAAATGGAgtcagatattttatttttataactataaaaattttaatataaattttttaagtctaaaaattaaaataccaAAGAGATCAAACAATAAGAAATATTCAATAATCAGCCCGTCCGAAAGAACCATTATCACatagatacacctttttcattcttGGTACAGACAATTGAGACTTGGAGATGTGATGGTCTTTGTTGTTGTTAAAGACGCCGAATGCCATGTTCTCCAAGAGGCTGTCATTGAGAGCAGTGGTGGCAATGATAATCCACTGCAAGAATGCATGAAATAGGACTAGAAATCTCTCTTGCTCAGTCTGCAAGGAGATCGAGGGAGGACTGCTCACCAATCTGCAACCCTCACCAGCTTCTCTCTTTCCTGTACTACCACCTTAGAATCACAAACAAGTGGTGGCATAGTCTTTTCTAAGATCAGCCAGATGAGATGACCCGCCTTTGCACACCAAAAGCAACCCTGAGCTAATGCCTTTCAGTGGAAGAGCTTTGGGAAAATAGAAGAGTGGGCAGATGCAGGAAAGAAAGCTGAGGAGGGCATCAAGTGTTAGAAATGTATCTCATATGTAGGATGTATATGACACACTTGAATCTAGCTCACTCAAGAAATCTATATCTTTTTGGGAGATGAGCAGCAAAGATAGGACTTGATCATAAGATGTACCCTGCTCGCCACTCGCTCGACGAAATGCGACCCGACCCGCCCTCCCTCGAACCCTTCATCCGACGCCTCATTCGCAGCGACGGCGGCGCGATGGACGAGGCGTTGGAGGCCATCTTCCCTGAAACGGCACATCATGGTAACTCCCATTCCAATCCCGAAATGCAGGGAAGACCGACGTCGCGTGGCGCCATTGATGATGCAATCCGGAATTGCCGGTAATGATTTTACTACCAGTTACATCACCCAGGCCTCCTGTATTGCCAACAAATGCAGGGATGGAAACTATGGCAAGGTCTTCGGTCTCCTTTAGCCACTGATAGCAGGTAGTTTCATTCCCAAGATCTGTGTTTGTCTGTCCATCCTCGAGCTCAGGGATTACGCCCCTGATCTGATTACCTACACTACAATGGTCGATGGATTGTGCAGGATCGACGGTATCGTCGATGCGTGGAACTTGTGGATGGAGATGGTGACAAAGGAAATTAAGGCAAGCGATCACGATAAAGTTAAAAGCTGTACCACGAGATGTGCAGAAGGAGATTCACCGATAGCACAGTGAGCTGCAATACCATGATTGATTTCGTGATTGTGAATGCATGGGCGGGTGGGAGACGAAGTTGATGTGTTTGAGGCAGCGCCCAAAAGGAAGGAATCAAGCATGATGTTATCCCCTGTAACGGACTGATGTTTTCCGAAAGGAGGACAGGATAGCCAAAGACATGAAGCTCCTATGAGAAGATGCAATTGATGGATCACCCAGCAGCCTATTGTTTCAACACATACACACACCATTGATCTGGGAAAATTGTGAACAGTTCTGAATGCCATTCTTAATGTTGGTTGCTCCCTAGAAATTTGATCCTGCTATTTGCTTGTCAGGCAACTATGCCAAGAGAACTGGAGGCATGCTGCATTGCAGCTAGAGGAAATAGTGGGGAGCAAATAGTCAATGCCTCAGGGACCTTGCTGCTGCTATTGTGGCTGATGCTATCTCTGCATCCATTATATCACTGAAGGATGGAGTCTGAAGCAGTTGGTCATATCCATTATATTATTCATCTCCCTGGAAACCATTCAGGTACTGATTTCAAGACACAGAACATGTAGAAAAATAAGCAACCATATAAATTATCAGTAGAACTAGACATCTATCAtgacacttgtatttcaccattaACCTTTTTGAACTTCTTGCTAAATATCTGTGTCAAGCATGCAACTCTAATAGGAGAATTTTGGCATTTTATTTGACAGTGAAAGATTGACTTAAGATGTTTCATAATCTTTGGTAGCTATATGTAATTGTTAGTGCCAAATAAGATGTTGCAGAATACACCCTTAACTGTGATGATAAGTACATAAATCCTTGCCTTGGATCAGTGTCAAACAGTCCAACACTTGGAAACACACATCCTTATAGTCTGCTATTTTGAAATGGATATATATTGTTTTCTCAAGATATTTGATAGAATTAGAACCAGAATTGTTTCCATGTTTAAAAATTACAGATCTCAAAACCTGTGCATGGATCGCAAAACATACATTTGTGCAATCTGGATCCACTTTATCATCTTTTTCCCGCCCTCTACAGGGAGGTGTTCTGCTGGACCCATGTTTCTTGGGCTTATTATCCAGGAGATCAGACAGTCTGCAATCGGTGAGCTGGTTCATTCATTACTTTGCCATTTTGGGCTCCGATCGACGCAGGCGATGGACACCTCATGAATTCGAGCAGaaggtgctgctgctgctactgcttgAACATGAGCCATGTGAAGCGGACGGAACTCCCAACAATTCCATCAATATAATACCTCTACCCAAAGATTATTAGTCTTGCAATGATGTGGTTGTCTCTTCCTATTCACTGATAGCTCTGTTCTACTTGTATCCTCTGTATACATGTCTAACAACACCTCCACGTTCATCTCTTGCAGGATATGAATTCTCTTGCTTCGGCAGGTGCAGGATGATCTCTACTACAGTTTAAACAAAGtaactactctctctctctctctgtcgctcTCTCTCTGCTCCATCTATCTTTAATTATCGCTTTCTTTTGGGCCCTTGGCAGGGGATGGCATCAACCTGACTGTGTCAGGTAGGTGGAAGCAGTTCCTCAGCAGTGGACTAGATCTAGCAAGCCATCACATCTCACACATGGCTAGATCAGTTTAAGTGCAACGCTACTTGGCTCCTAGTTGGAACATGGACAAATTTCTTCAGACAAACCTGGACTTACAAGCGCTTAGCTGCTGGGTTAATGACCTTCACATGCATCCTCTACGAGCAAACGGATGAATTAAGTATCACAGAACCACATGGATGCAGCATGGGTGCTGCAAGGCTGGGGAAAGCGTGAACGGAATCCTGGAGCTCAGAAAGTGCACTATCTTTTGTCTTCTCAGAAAAGTGGAGTGATCTGTCATCAATCACGAAGAGAATGATGGGGAAGATGTGGAAGATGGGAGTCACGGCTGTTCGCAATGGCGCACCGGGGTTCCACAGCGAGAGAAAAGGCGCAAGGATGGGTATGTCATGTGCCCGTGACAGTGTACTGCTCCTGTCTCATTGACCACGCTACAAGACACCGCCCCAAAGAAGACAAACCACCCATTGCTCTCCTCCTCTCGAACCAGCATTTGGTGACTCGGGGAAACCTTTCAGAGATCCACAAGCAAGTTCAATAACTGCGAAGCCTCAAGATCTCAAAAGGGCCCTACTGTCTTCAGTTGCACTCTCAAGAGGAGTCACATGCAGCAGCAGTTCCGAGggagagaaagaaaagagaaagaggcTCCTCATATCACTACGTACATATTCCATGATAAAATGGTACAATTCTACAACATTTTTGCATGCGAATTGAACGTAATTATTAGCTTAAAACGAACCCAAACAAATTGATTAACATGGCTGGTGAGCAGATTCTAGTGATGAAGGAAGGGGACATGTGAAGCTTTACTAGCTTTCGATGGCAAGGGACGATGGATTACCGCGGAGTTTGGTGTTCCCTTTGTTAAACATGTCGTTGCTGTCATTGATGGAGGAGATGATGTTGGTTGCTGGCGCAGCAGAAGCTTTGTTGATGCCGTGAAGGGGTTTAGAGGAGGAGGAGTAAGGCCTGAAGGCTCTCATTGGGCTTGCGAAGGCCCAGACCCAGCTCCTGGTCCGGCTTCCGTGCAccgccgcggcggcggcggccgccgAGATCCTTCTGTTGCTATTGAAGTCGTCGTCGGCCGCGGCCGACGTCAGCGCCAACCCCCCGAAGAGGCCGCCGCACTTGACCCGCTCCTTCGTCGCCGACCGCTGCTGCTGTTCCCCGTTGTTGTGGTGCTGGTCCAGGTGGAGGACGATCTTGGACTTCGCCTCGCGATGGGACTCGGCTCTCCTGAGGGTGCAGTCGCCGAAGCCGGTGGAAATGCGCTCCAGGAAGTCCCCCGAAAAGCTCCTGCTGCCGCAGCCTACCGATCTGGACCTGGCCACCTTCCTCCCCAGCGAGGACGATGCTTGGCTGCCGCTCGGGCTCTCCGCCTCCTCCCCGCTGTTTCCACCTTGCCTGGCGGCGGCGGTTGCTGAACTGGTTTGTTGCTGCTGCTTGTTAGTGATGTCTGTGCCACCTCCCTCGACTGAGGAGGAGGTAGATCTCCTTCTGTAGACGTTGCCGCTGTTACCGCAGTTGTTAGCGGCCGAAGAAGTGTAGGTGGAAGAGGCGGATGAGAGATAGAGGAACGACCAGAAGCTCTTTTTCCTAGGGCTATCCGCCACGACGGCGTCTGCAGTACCGCTGCCACCACCGCCCTGCATCAGGCCTCCAGCCATTCTCGGTTCCACAGACTTGCTCCGCTTCAGAACAACGCCGGTGTCGTCACACGCGGAGGCAGAATCAGCCGCAACGTTAGTCGTGGTGGCGATCGAGGCCATCACCTTCCTTCCGCCACTCCCATAGCCGCCGCCGGCGCacccgttcttcttcttcttcttctctctgtgGCTGGCGGCCAGAAAGGAGAACTTGGTCCTACGCCCAGCGCCGGCGGGACCGGTCCGTGAGTGGCCGGAGCCGATCCCTAGAGCGTCGCCAACGACGACTCCGGCGTCGGAGCTGAAGGAGgtgggggaggaggaagaggagaaaggaggaGGCTGGAGGGAGAAGAAGGGGCTGGACTTGGAGGAGGACACCAGCTTGCCCAGCTTCTCCTGCAGGCAGAAGGCGCACACGCCACCGGTGTTGCCACGGTAAGGGTGATCCATGCATTGCATTCCCTCCCCAATGTCGTCCACAACTCCTACCACCACCGCCTTGTCCCCCATACTAACCTCCTCCTCCGCAGTTGCCGTCGCTCTCTTGGATCAGCTTCTTAATGAGTAAGACGAGGGAGAAAGAGAGGGCTATCGCCGTCGTCCTCCGTTCTTCCGAGCTTAACCCTTTGCCTCTGCAAGTCCAACTGCAAGACTCTTCTCACAGGAAGTGGAGCGGGGAGAGGAGGGCTGCAGCCGTGGAGGGCCGGATCTCTCAGCTTAACTATTATTACTACGACATGGGAACTCGAGCCGATGCACGTGGAGCCAAGCTATATGAATCCGAGAAGAACGCAGACATGTGCCCACCTCACACTGTGACTGGTCTGATGTTGAAGCGGACGAAGTGGCCCAGTGAAGCAGTCTGCGGTTGGGCTCTTTTGTTTTGAGGCCCAATTTAGCCCATTACTGTAACTCTCCAAGGTTGACACGTGCCAAGTTTGACCAGCGGCTGCCCCGCAACCTGTCCACCACCCCACAAGCCCAAACGTAAACCGCCTTCGAAGCAATTGCCACCACCTCAGAGACGCAGGGAGAGAGAGAGTAGCTTTCATGGACGGAGAAACCCACCACCATGTCAGACCCCGTCGGCGAGCGCTTCTCTCGGCCGTCACTCCTCCTTCGTCATCGACGGTAGAAGATACCAAGTACAAGGAGGACGACTACAGCGATGACCAGCTCCTCACGGTTCCGGCCGGTTGGATGATAAAGCTGGTGGCGATCCAGGTGGAGCTCATCACCTCCTGCTTCCTCTCCCTCATCGCTCCCTTCCTCTACCTCTACTTCCAGTCCCAAGCCGTCCCCTCCCGCTTCGCCCACGGCGTCACCGCCCTCCTCCGCCGGCTCACCTTCGGCATCCTCGGCGCCGTCTGCGCCATGGTCATCCTCCTCGCCGTTATGGTCGTTTCTGTTCTCCTCGGCGTCGGACTGGCCCGGCTGTGTGTGGAGGAGCCGGTGTTGCTGCGCCAGCCGTTGCACTTCGACTACACCCAGGTCCATCCGAACGCCACGGTGGCTCTGCGAGGCGCATGGCGTAGAGGAAGGGCAGTGCCGGCCGGGCACTCAGTAAGTGTCTCCATCATGCTCCTCTTGCCGGAATCCGATCACAATCTCCGGATCGGTGTCTTCCAGGTGAATCCAACTCGACAGCCTTGTGAATCGTTGTGGATTTTCCCCCCAAATATCGGTGAATTTTTCTTCTCAGGTGCATGCCGAGGTCACCTCATCCACTGGGAACGTAATAGCGACGTCCAGCCAGCCATGCATGCTGCGGTTTCAAAGCCATCCTGTGCGACTGATGCGAACGTTCGTGATGGGCTTCCCTCTTCTGCTGGGTATCAGTAGCGAGAGCCAGAGAGTAGCCATAGAGATGCTGGGATACAAGGAAACCAGGACGAGAAGTGAGATGGTGAGGGTGAATCTGAAACCCAGAGCCGGAACCACTGAGCTGCCACAACTGTATGACGCGGAGGTCTTCATGAAGTCACAGCTGCCATGGGCAAAAGAAGTGGCCCATAACTGGAAGTGGACGTTCTATGTCTGGACTACGCTTTACATGTACATACTTCTTTTGATCCTCCTGGTTTGCTGCTTCAAGCCATTTGTCATGCCGAGGCTGAGACGCTACGGAGCTGGGGGGCTTGCGGAGGTCAAGAAGGATTCCATGGATGATCACAGAATCGAGAGAGAGATGTCGGATAAAAGGCTTTCCGACGCACTGAAAGCATTGCGTCAGAGGGGCAAAAGGATGGCGCTGCTGCGACCGGAACTCGTCGAGGGCGCCGCCTCAAGCGTCGCCGGAGGGGAGGCGATGGCGGCGAGCGAGGTTATCGATGACTCTGGGGATTTCGCGGCTTCGGAATCCTCCGAGTGCGTCGGGGGATAGTTTGGCTCAGAGAGATGGATGCAATCGTCAATGCGAGCATGTTT from Musa acuminata AAA Group cultivar baxijiao chromosome BXJ1-3, Cavendish_Baxijiao_AAA, whole genome shotgun sequence encodes the following:
- the LOC103977119 gene encoding uncharacterized protein LOC103977119 isoform X2, with product MGDKAVVVGVVDDIGEGMQCMDHPYRGNTGGVCAFCLQEKLGKLVSSSKSSPFFSLQPPPFSSSSSPTSFSSDAGVVVGDALGIGSGHSRTGPAGAGRRTKFSFLAASHREKKKKKNGCAGGGYGSGGRKVMASIATTTNVAADSASACDDTGVVLKRSKSVEPRMAGGLMQGGGGSGTADAVVADSPRKKSFCGNVYRRRSTSSSVEGGGTDITNKQQQQTSSATAAARQGGNSGEEAESPSGSQASSSLGRKVARSRSVGCGSRSFSGDFLERISTGFGDCTLRRAESHREAKSKIVLHLDQHHNNGEQQQRSATKERVKCGGLFGGLALTSAAADDDFNSNRRISAAAAAAAVHGSRTRSWVWAFASPMRAFRPYSSSSKPLHGINKASAAPATNIISSINDSNDMFNKGNTKLRGNPSSLAIES
- the LOC103977119 gene encoding uncharacterized protein LOC103977119 isoform X1, which codes for MGDKAVVVGVVDDIGEGMQCMDHPYRGNTGGVCAFCLQEKLGKLVSSSKSSPFFSLQPPPFSSSSSPTSFSSDAGVVVGDALGIGSGHSRTGPAGAGRRTKFSFLAASHREKKKKKNGCAGGGYGSGGRKVMASIATTTNVAADSASACDDTGVVLKRSKSVEPRMAGGLMQGGGGSGTADAVVADSPRKKSFWSFLYLSSASSTYTSSAANNCGNSGNVYRRRSTSSSVEGGGTDITNKQQQQTSSATAAARQGGNSGEEAESPSGSQASSSLGRKVARSRSVGCGSRSFSGDFLERISTGFGDCTLRRAESHREAKSKIVLHLDQHHNNGEQQQRSATKERVKCGGLFGGLALTSAAADDDFNSNRRISAAAAAAAVHGSRTRSWVWAFASPMRAFRPYSSSSKPLHGINKASAAPATNIISSINDSNDMFNKGNTKLRGNPSSLAIES
- the LOC103977381 gene encoding seipin-1 — its product is MDGETHHHVRPRRRALLSAVTPPSSSTVEDTKYKEDDYSDDQLLTVPAGWMIKLVAIQVELITSCFLSLIAPFLYLYFQSQAVPSRFAHGVTALLRRLTFGILGAVCAMVILLAVMVVSVLLGVGLARLCVEEPVLLRQPLHFDYTQVHPNATVALRGAWRRGRAVPAGHSVSVSIMLLLPESDHNLRIGVFQVHAEVTSSTGNVIATSSQPCMLRFQSHPVRLMRTFVMGFPLLLGISSESQRVAIEMLGYKETRTRSEMVRVNLKPRAGTTELPQLYDAEVFMKSQLPWAKEVAHNWKWTFYVWTTLYMYILLLILLVCCFKPFVMPRLRRYGAGGLAEVKKDSMDDHRIEREMSDKRLSDALKALRQRGKRMALLRPELVEGAASSVAGGEAMAASEVIDDSGDFAASESSECVGG